The genomic window TAGACGCGGAAAGAAATCTGCTGTTTGTGAAAGGTGCAGTGCCCGGGCATAAGGGAAGTTATCTTATATTAAATAAAGTAAAGACGGGGAAGGTCGGTAAATAAAAGTCATGGAAATACCGGTATACAACAAACAAGGTGAAAAGATAGATCGCATACAACTCGACGAAAAAAAATTTGGTGCACCTATTCGTACTACGCTGTTGCGAGATGTCGTTATCATGTATGAAGCAAATATGAGGCAAGGAACAGCCTCAACAAAGACAAAGGCAGAAGTGGCGGGTGGAGGAAAGAAACCGTGGGTTCAAAAGCATACCGGAAGGGCTAGAGCTGGGAGTATTAGATCTCCCCTTTGGAAGGGGGGGGGGGTTGCGTTTGGTCCAAAACCAAGAGATTATTCTTATACGGTTCCCAAAAAAGCGAAGAAATCTGCACTTTACTCTGCTGTGGCGTTACGGGCACGGGATAACGAATTGATTGTAGTTGATACTATTCAATTCGATATACCCAAAACCAAACAAATGATGGACACCTTAAGAGTGCTTGGCCTCTATGGAGAAAGTTGTCTGATTGTGATACCGCAAAAGGATGAAAACGTTTGGAAATCAGCGCGGAATATTCCGTGCGTGAAAGTTATGACGAGTTCGGCGCTGAATGCCTATGAAATTCTTAAGCCGAAAAAAATACTGCTAACGCGAGACGCTTTAGAAAAAATACAATAGGAGTTGTTCACTAATGGATGCATATCACATTATTAAAAGACCTTTACGCACAGAGAAGAGTGTTGCTGACGGTGCGAGGACAAATTCTTATCATTTTGAAGTTGATTTAAAGGCTAATAAAATTCAGATTAAGGAAGCAGTGGAAAAATTTTTTAATGTTAAAGTTGCGGATGTGAGAACACTGGTCAAGAAAGGGAAGCAGAGAAGGGTAAGATTTAAAATTGGCAGAACGAAGGATTGGAAGAAGGCAATTGTGACCCTTAAAGAAGGAAATGCAATCGATCTTGGTTATTAGTGACCAGGTTAATTTAAGAAAAAAGGAATAACATATGGGTATTGTTTTTTACAAACCAGTGACAGCCGGAAGAAGATTTGCGAGTGTTTCTGACTTTTCTGAAATTACTAAAAAGAAGCCGGAAAAATCGTTATTGGAACCTAAGAAAAAAACCGGTGGCAGAAACACGGAAGGCAAAATAACGGCCGAACACATTGGTGGTGGAAGCAGGCGTCATTATAGAATTATCGATTTTAAACGGAAAAAAGATAATATCCCTGCAAAGGTTGCTGGTATAGAATATGATCCGAATCGGTCTGCACGTATAGCGCTTCTGCATTATGCTGATGGTGAAAAACGATATATTCTTGCCCCAGATAATCTGCGAGTTGGCCAGATGTTAATGTCGGGAGAAAAAGTAGAGCCGGAAGTTGGTAATTGTATGCCGCTTAAAAGTATTCCTTTGGGTTTAGAGATTCACAACATCGAGATGCGTGTTGGCCAGGGTGGTCAGTTAGTTCGTTCCGCTGGTGGAACGGCAAAGCTTATGGCGAAGGAAGGGAATTACGCACACATTGTTCTTCCGTCAGGCGAAGTAAGAAAAATCTTTTACGGTTGCAGAGCTACCATTGGAAAGATTGGAAATGCGGAACATAGTAATGTACGATTGGGAAAGGCTGGCAGGAAGAGGTGGAAAGGGAGAAGGCCTCATGTTCGAGGTGTCGCTCAAAATCCGGTAGCGCATCCATTAGGTGGTGGAGAAGGAAGAAGCGGCGGCGGAAGACATCCGTGTTCAAGGACTGGTCTGCTGGCTAAGGGCGGTAAAACGAGAAAAAAGAAATCGTTAAGTAATAAGTTTATTATTCGTAGAAGAAGGATTGGTGCGAGGGGTAATCGGTAATTGTGAATTTAACGGTACTACGCAGGAGATACTATGAGTCGTTCAGTAAAAAAAGGACCATATCTTGACAGCAAATTAATGAAAAAGGTGCTCAAACAAAAGGAGTCTGGTGGAAATGAACCGATAAAGACGTGGTCTCGAAGTTGTACAATCGCGCCGGAATTTGTATCTCACACCTTTATGATTCACAACGGCAAAATATTTCAAAAGCTTTTTGTTACCGACGACATGGTTGGTCATAAGCTTGGTGAGTTTGCTCAGACAAGGATTTTTAGAGCGCATGGCGGTGTGAAAAAGAAGGAAACGCCTCATGGTTAATAGTGGGTTTTGTCCGTTATTTGATTGTTGCACGGAAAGGTATTATGGCAATGGAATTCAGATCCAGTTATAGATATGCAAGAATATCGCCGCGAAAGGCGCGTTACGTTATCGATCTTGTCCGCGGGAAATCGGTAAATGACGCGTTAAGGATTTTGAGAGTAACTCATAAGCGGTCGTCTTATATGATCGATAAAGTGATAAGGGCAGCAATAGCCGCTGCAAGTGAAAATTTGAATGTAGATATTGATTCTCTTTATGTTGCGCAGGCGCTTGTAGACGCTGGACCAACGAGAAGATGGCAACGTACCAGACCACGCGGTATGTCCGCCCGTATTTTAAAACGCACCAGTCACATTACGGTTGTGTTGTCTGAAAAATAAATGAAAATACAGATTTAAGGATAAGTAAGGAGATAAAATGGGTCAAAAGGTTTGCCCTATAGGTTTGCGTTTAGGTATTACCCAAGGGTGGAAATCCATTTGGTATGCAGATAAAAAAGACTTTGGCGCGCTGCTTGTTGAAGACCAAAAGATACGTAAAATAATAAAAAAAAGTTATGGCTTTGCTGGCATTCCGTGCATAGCAATCGAAAGAACACGTCAAGATGCAAAGATAACTCTTCATACGGCGCGTCCTGGTTTGATTATTGGCAGGAAGGGCGCAGAGGTTGATAAGTTAAAAGATGAAATCCAAAGATTTATTGGCCGTGAGGTTGTCATAAAGATAAAAGAAATTACCAGGCCTGAATTGTATGCGCAGCTTGTTGCGGAGAATATTGCTGAACAGTTGGAGAAGCGGGCTGCCTTTCGAAGAGCGATGAAAAAGGCGATGGACTCATCAGTAGATGCGGGTGCAAAAGGAGTCAAGATGCAGGTTGCAGGCAGGCTGGGTGGAGCTGAAATCGCCAGGACTGAAAAAATGTCATTTGGCAGCGTTCCTTTGCACACATTACGAGCTGATGTTGATTATGGCTTTGCAGAGGCAAAAACTACCTACGGGGTAATTGGGATAAAAGTGTGGATTTATAAAGGTTTGATAAGTTCGGAAAAGGAGATGAAGTATGCGTCTGATGCCAAAGAGGGTGAAGTTCAGGAAGTCCCAAAGGCAGAAAATTAAGGGGAATGCGACCAGATGCAATACGGTTGCCTTTGGTGAGTTTGGTTTGCAATCTTTGGAGCCAGGCTGGATAACTGCGCAGCAACTTGAAGCAGGAAGGGTGTCCGCATCACAGTATCTTCCAAGAGAGGGGCAGTTGACAATACGAGTTTTTCCTCATAAGTCTGTTTCCTCAAAGCCAATAGAAACCCGTATGGGTAAAGGAAAGGGTGAGCCTGAGTTTTGGGTTGCCGTGGTAAAACCGGGTACGATGCTTTATGAACTTGGTGGCGTTAATGAGGAGATCGCCAGACAAACGTTTAACAGAATTGCTCATAAAATGCCTGTGAAAGTAAGGCTCGTGCAGAGGAGAAAAACAATTTGAAACCTATTGAAATACGAAGCAAATCGAAGCAAGAAATATTGGATGAAATTGATGCTAGCAGACGTTCATTGCTAAATATGCAGTTTCAGTGGTTGGCCGGCGAAACGAGAAATCCGGCGCAGAGAAGAGATATTAAAAAGAGCATTGCGCGTTTAAAAACGGTTATGAGAGAAATGGAATTAGGAATACAACCTAAATCTCAAGGTGAAGGAGTTGGCAAGTAATGGATACGGATAATGTGAGAGTTAGAAGAAGGAAGGTTGTAGGAATGGTAATTGGCGATAAGATGCAGAAGACCATTGTCGTAGAAGTGACGCGTATGATAAGACATTCGAGATATGGTAAGTATATAAAAAGGTCAATAATTTACAAAGCGCACGATGAGAACAGACAGGCAAAGGTTGGCGACAAAGTGGAGATCATTGAAACAAGGCCATTGAGCAAAACAAAATTTACAAGATTAGTTCGCATCGTTGAAAAAGCAAACCGTTAGGGAAGAAGTGGAGTTTTTGAATGATAATGGAGCAAACAAAACTTGATATTGCAGATAACAGTGGCGCAAAAAGAGCAACATGCATCAAGGTGCTTGGCGGAACAAGCAGAAAGTATGCAACGGTAGGGGATATAATCGTTGCGGCAGTAAAGAAGGCGATTCCTGATGGAGTGGTAAAAAAAGGTGATGTTGTAAAGGGAGTTGTTGTTCGTACCAAAAAGAATATTCGGAGAGACGACGGGTCGTATTTAAAATTCGATAAGAATGCTATTGTCATCATTGATAATGACGGCAACCCTAAAGGAACTCGCATTTTTGGTGCAGTTGCAAGAGAACTTCGTCAAAAAAATTTTATGAAGATAATATCTCTGGCTGCGGAAGTAGTTTAGGATGGTTTCAGATAAAAGAAAGTGATGGAAATTTCTGGAGATGACTATGCATGTTCGCATGAATGATCTAGTGGCAGTGATGGCTGGTAATGAGGCTGGAAAAACCGGGAAAGTGATCAGGGTTTTGACAGATAAGAAACGGGTTATGATAAAAGGGGTTAACTTAGTTTATAAGCATTCAAAACCAAGCCAAAAGAATCCTCAGGGAGGAAGAATAGAAAAAGAAGCTTCTATCGCTATAGCAAACGTATTGCCGGTATGTCAGAATAAAAGTTGTAAAAAGGGTAATAAGGGGGTACGAACGAGAAAGAAGATTCTGGAAAATGGCGCTAAACTACGTGTGTGTGCATATTGTGATTCTGAAATAATGGCGACTGAATGAGGTTTTAGGACTTAAGATATGGCAAGACTGATAGAAAAATATAAACAACAAGTTGTACCGCAACTCATTGAAAAGTTTAAATACAAAAATACGATATCTGTGCCAAGGATCCAAAAGATTGTCGTTAATATGGGGATAGGTCGATCCACAGAAAACAAAAAACTTATAGAAGAGGCGACAAAGCATTTAACGGTAATCACCGGGCAAAAGCCGCTTGTTACAAAAGCGAAAAAGGCCATCTCTGGTTTTAAGCTCAGAAAAGATCAGGCTATTGGATGCAAGGTAACTCTTCGTGGCAGAAGAATGTATGAGTTTTTAGACCGGTTAATCAGCATTGTATTGCCAAGGATCAGAGATTTTCGTGGACTTTCCCCAAAGTCGTTTGACGGGAGAGGTAACTACACAATAGGTCTAACAGAACAGATTGTATTTCCTGAAATAACGATTGAATCAGTTGAATTTGTTCAGGGGATGGATATCACCATAGTAGTAACCGGCAACTCGAATGAACAATCTTGCATGTTGTTAAAATTATTAGGGATGCCTTTTAGATTAGAATAGGGAGCGTGAATGGCAAGAAAATGTCTTATTGAAAAATCGAAAAAAGATCCTAAATACAAAACGAGACAATATAACCGATGCAAATTATGTGGTCGGCGAAGGGCTTATTTTCGCAGATTTCAAATCTGCAGGCTTTGCTTTAGGAAACTCGCATCAAAGGGTGAGATTCCCGGGGTTAAGAAAGCCAGTTGGTAGAATGGATTTAATTTCTGATTCGTATTAAAAAATACGGTACTTGTATATTTAAGGAAAAAAATAATGAGTATGACTGATCCAATCTCTGATATGTTTACGCGCATGAGAAATGCCTGCGCGATCAAACGAGAGAGCGTAGATATTCCTGTGTCAAAAATCAAGATGGCAGTTTTAAAGATACTAAGAGAAGAAGGGTTTATAAAGGAATTTAAAGAGATATCCGGCGATAAC from Candidatus Brocadia sp. includes these protein-coding regions:
- the rplD gene encoding 50S ribosomal protein L4; this translates as MEIPVYNKQGEKIDRIQLDEKKFGAPIRTTLLRDVVIMYEANMRQGTASTKTKAEVAGGGKKPWVQKHTGRARAGSIRSPLWKGGGVAFGPKPRDYSYTVPKKAKKSALYSAVALRARDNELIVVDTIQFDIPKTKQMMDTLRVLGLYGESCLIVIPQKDENVWKSARNIPCVKVMTSSALNAYEILKPKKILLTRDALEKIQ
- the rplW gene encoding 50S ribosomal protein L23; translated protein: MDAYHIIKRPLRTEKSVADGARTNSYHFEVDLKANKIQIKEAVEKFFNVKVADVRTLVKKGKQRRVRFKIGRTKDWKKAIVTLKEGNAIDLGY
- the rplB gene encoding 50S ribosomal protein L2, whose amino-acid sequence is MGIVFYKPVTAGRRFASVSDFSEITKKKPEKSLLEPKKKTGGRNTEGKITAEHIGGGSRRHYRIIDFKRKKDNIPAKVAGIEYDPNRSARIALLHYADGEKRYILAPDNLRVGQMLMSGEKVEPEVGNCMPLKSIPLGLEIHNIEMRVGQGGQLVRSAGGTAKLMAKEGNYAHIVLPSGEVRKIFYGCRATIGKIGNAEHSNVRLGKAGRKRWKGRRPHVRGVAQNPVAHPLGGGEGRSGGGRHPCSRTGLLAKGGKTRKKKSLSNKFIIRRRRIGARGNR
- the rpsS gene encoding 30S ribosomal protein S19, with product MSRSVKKGPYLDSKLMKKVLKQKESGGNEPIKTWSRSCTIAPEFVSHTFMIHNGKIFQKLFVTDDMVGHKLGEFAQTRIFRAHGGVKKKETPHG
- the rplV gene encoding 50S ribosomal protein L22 translates to MEFRSSYRYARISPRKARYVIDLVRGKSVNDALRILRVTHKRSSYMIDKVIRAAIAAASENLNVDIDSLYVAQALVDAGPTRRWQRTRPRGMSARILKRTSHITVVLSEK
- the rpsC gene encoding 30S ribosomal protein S3, which gives rise to MGQKVCPIGLRLGITQGWKSIWYADKKDFGALLVEDQKIRKIIKKSYGFAGIPCIAIERTRQDAKITLHTARPGLIIGRKGAEVDKLKDEIQRFIGREVVIKIKEITRPELYAQLVAENIAEQLEKRAAFRRAMKKAMDSSVDAGAKGVKMQVAGRLGGAEIARTEKMSFGSVPLHTLRADVDYGFAEAKTTYGVIGIKVWIYKGLISSEKEMKYASDAKEGEVQEVPKAEN
- the rplP gene encoding 50S ribosomal protein L16; this translates as MRLMPKRVKFRKSQRQKIKGNATRCNTVAFGEFGLQSLEPGWITAQQLEAGRVSASQYLPREGQLTIRVFPHKSVSSKPIETRMGKGKGEPEFWVAVVKPGTMLYELGGVNEEIARQTFNRIAHKMPVKVRLVQRRKTI
- the rpmC gene encoding 50S ribosomal protein L29, with product MKPIEIRSKSKQEILDEIDASRRSLLNMQFQWLAGETRNPAQRRDIKKSIARLKTVMREMELGIQPKSQGEGVGK
- the rpsQ gene encoding 30S ribosomal protein S17, whose amino-acid sequence is MDTDNVRVRRRKVVGMVIGDKMQKTIVVEVTRMIRHSRYGKYIKRSIIYKAHDENRQAKVGDKVEIIETRPLSKTKFTRLVRIVEKANR
- the rplN gene encoding 50S ribosomal protein L14, translating into MIMEQTKLDIADNSGAKRATCIKVLGGTSRKYATVGDIIVAAVKKAIPDGVVKKGDVVKGVVVRTKKNIRRDDGSYLKFDKNAIVIIDNDGNPKGTRIFGAVARELRQKNFMKIISLAAEVV
- the rplX gene encoding 50S ribosomal protein L24, whose protein sequence is MTMHVRMNDLVAVMAGNEAGKTGKVIRVLTDKKRVMIKGVNLVYKHSKPSQKNPQGGRIEKEASIAIANVLPVCQNKSCKKGNKGVRTRKKILENGAKLRVCAYCDSEIMATE
- the rplE gene encoding 50S ribosomal protein L5, whose product is MARLIEKYKQQVVPQLIEKFKYKNTISVPRIQKIVVNMGIGRSTENKKLIEEATKHLTVITGQKPLVTKAKKAISGFKLRKDQAIGCKVTLRGRRMYEFLDRLISIVLPRIRDFRGLSPKSFDGRGNYTIGLTEQIVFPEITIESVEFVQGMDITIVVTGNSNEQSCMLLKLLGMPFRLE
- a CDS encoding type Z 30S ribosomal protein S14 — translated: MARKCLIEKSKKDPKYKTRQYNRCKLCGRRRAYFRRFQICRLCFRKLASKGEIPGVKKASW